From a single Anas acuta chromosome 16, bAnaAcu1.1, whole genome shotgun sequence genomic region:
- the SOX18 gene encoding transcription factor SOX-18 encodes MNISESNYCREEISQPRGDCSWVTAAVPAAEPGLAFARPPGAASPSSRTPSPEPNFTFGPGATAPGAAPGAAPSRTPSPEPGYGYSPPAGRTEGKAGEDSRIRRPMNAFMVWAKDERKRLAQQNPDLHNAVLSKMLGQSWKALSASDKRPFVEEAERLRIQHLQDHPNYKYRPRRKKQAKKIKRMEPNILLHNLSQPCSDNFSMSHHGGSQPGHPQPPPLNHFRELHSMGSDIENYGLPTPEMSPLDVLEQTEPAFFPPHMQDDCNMMPFRGYHHHHQLEFPQEKCMGRDVAVPYAQTPAHLADAMRTPHPSSIYYNQMCSGTQNGLSAHLGQLSPPPEAHHMESVDHLNQSELWTDVDRNEFDQYLNMSRTRPDASGLPYHVSLSKVTPRSISCEESSLISALSDASSAVYYSPCITG; translated from the exons ATGAATATATCTGAGTCAAACTACTGCCGAGAGGAGATATCGCAACCCCGGGGCGACTGTTCATGGGTCACCGCCGCCGTGCCGGCCGCTGAGCCCGGGCTCGCCTTCGCGCGCCCCCCGGGAGCTGCATCACCCTCCAGCCGCACGCCCAGCCCCGAGCCAAATTTCACCTTTGGCCCCGGTGCTACGGCTCCCGGTGCGGCCCCCGGCGCGGCCCCCAGCCGTACGCCCAGTCCCGAACCGGGCTATGGATACAGCCCCCCGGCGGGTCGCACCGAAGGCAAGGCCGGCGAGGATTCCCGTATCCGCCGGCCCATGAACGCCTTCATGGTCTGGGCGAAGGATGAGCGCAAGCGGCTGGCGCAGCAGAACCCCGACCTGCACAACGCCGTGCTCAGCAAGATGCTGG GCCAGTCGTGGAAGGCGCTGAGCGCCAGCGACAAGCGTCCCTTCGTGGAAGAGGCCGAGCGGCTGCGAATCCAGCACCTCCAGGATCACCCCAACTACAAGTACCGCCCGAGGAGAAAGAAGCAAGCCAAGAAAATCAAGAGGATGGAACCCAATATCCTCCTCCATAACCTTTCCCAGCCTTGCAGTGACAACTTCAGCATGAGTCACCACGGCGGCAGCCAGCCgggccacccccagcctcccccacTTAACCACTTCAGAGAACTCCACTCCATGGGGTCGGATATTGAAAACTATGGCTTGCCAACTCCCGAGATGTCTCCCTTGGATGTCTTGGAACAAACCGAGCCGGCGTTTTTCCCTCCTCACATGCAGGATGACTGCAACATGATGCCCTTTCGCGGctaccaccaccatcaccagcTGGAGTTTCCCCAGGAGAAGTGCATGGGGCGGGACGTGGCCGTGCCCTATGCGCAGACCCCGGCGCACTTGGCCGACGCCATGAGGACTCCCCATCCCTCCAGCATATACTACAACCAGATGTGCTCGGGGACTCAGAACGGGCTTTCCGCCCACCTGGGCCAGCTCTCGCCCCCTCCCGAAGCCCACCACATGGAGAGCGTGGATCACTTGAACCAAAGCGAGCTGTGGACGGACGTTGACCGCAACGAGTTCGATCAATATTTGAACATGAGCAGGACTCGTCCCGACGCCTCGGGACTCCCTTACCACGTCTCCCTCTCCAAAGTGACTCCTAGAAGCATCTCCTGCGAGGAGAGCAGCTTGATATCCGCCCTGTCCGACGCCAGCAGCGCCGTTTATTACAGCCCCTGCATCACCGGTTAG